The proteins below are encoded in one region of Drosophila santomea strain STO CAGO 1482 chromosome 3R, Prin_Dsan_1.1, whole genome shotgun sequence:
- the LOC120454158 gene encoding afadin isoform X1: protein MSHDKKMLDREAVRSVIQQWNANRLDLFALSEPDENLLFHGVMRFYFQDAGQKVATKCIRVASDATVTDVIDTLIEKFRPDMRMLSVPNYALYEVHANGEERRLNADEKPLLVQLNWHIDDREGRFLLKNIDQKTTPIEQTDLNFKRKLSKREKKEQKKKEKMSKLSSDPPNSSASHLGLGNGVGASSGSANMNGNAGESGGDGSDAVAGKLYTELPETSFTRSISNPEAVMRRRRQQKLEKKLQQFRSRDGGPDTGGTLKIYGESLCQDVPYKTLLLSIRDCAQAVVREMLAKYGLERADPLHYCLVQVNSDGTEYILDDDECPLSILMNHPTSRGSIMFHVRRRPADSQHRRRKKKPLGAANGANHISGDREGPVLVEVTHSGDGGRRIKLGSDPVEVGSANTNCLQLFGPSIQPRHCLISLLEGVCTVTPLHTDALTFVNGHHISQPTILHNGSVVMFGRVASYRFLDSPTDGRYNLALSQSQLDSACLYESRSPTSPGSWNDEDGGLSSTHKGDYDHHQQANHSSAYHNNNNSSDPLSSTQRDVVDKAGQDQGANSGNYDGQSLEGNLENETKSISSLKSGGSNSQDRSPKMTGSGILAGGSGSGDTQGQEPILPAVLEFPETHQELFLRHIISELDVNVPHFKLAPVYSLYLCARYRASTHYRPELQPTERAHKLTMFLHHVANLVCSVVQEQYTDPRILAFWMANSSEFLHFLKSDRHISAFSVQAQEVLAEAVQTAFRNVVNCFRLELSQTLNQFLSENIDHDSAAGLVLTVLGSAMALLRRCRVNAALTIQLFSQLFHYINVICFNTIVANSQMCTADWGKVMTERLQLLELWAERQGLELAADCHLAKINQCAQFLQAPKSSVEEIQQLACSCFRLNSLQMSALLQQEKLPRNLVDTAIRMAESVADELTRADGREVRLEESPELHLALLLPDDGFSCDVVRGIPTGLVDFLNPLQQQGMCRLAAQPTSIGLWTVYMHQFNARSSSAMSNKLSQPELQLIKLHKNSNGMGLSIVAAKGAGQEKLGIYIKSVVPGGAADADGRLQAGDQLLRVDGQSLIGITQERAADYLVRTGPVVSLEVAKQGAIYHGLATLLQQPSPVIQRGNRRMSERDLTRMGGAESTKSLGPLIANSHPNHSLSLSQHLNNSHNNTLGNSNNSSIINPLAAHLPNSKSVPALHHHTGSGTISLANSKSRSTHSLHNNSSGMVGIGGAAAGGMLGQPNGSHNNANGNGNGNEQGFYQNLSVYRAQNQSQPILSERPPIAPHVAMNAYNGSSPLAPLQPQQSPYQQQQNVQANANLPPTRPVSAYYHSQQSTQQQLQQQQTQQQQHSLQQQQFALSSSNLNGQQQQHQLTSNNRTKSQQNFQHTLRMQQMMAPSMPNISNMYHHQQQQQQPLPLQQQQQQPLMSSSQSMQNVNDFTGGYQNGSLEYRRSQLHDPSTLYEIQQQQASPNFIALPPKPLGSLQSPNKTNVPPSTAPKPQQQQQRYLGQSLQAEDKPPLPPNATHPLFKATQQIGPGINYVASTLDPPKGSYVASNQASNRPLHSGSNPWEREEREKDLEMRREHIRQWREQQISELSQILPRSAMQEEQLKTLILERDFERRAQELQEQEEQDQEQQYDKENVQELIRLSGGGQVSAIQTPITSYRQTDIKLAEMTDSNSMLDSVPPQPPAPTAQSLISNTQQPKSILKHNRYSEGGVGPSGAPSSPSKSQKSASFADERHLHTEHSISNLAKELNQLTLLDKDNNNETLDAVVPPPPPPERNSSYLIMSQQKLRGSTGSAISSMSLLKTATSNQAATTVEIKTSLLNTQTNKNNNLSGSLNNNNIIQGSPLSAMELNAAYVSATGTGTIGGLGTPPPPPPLMQRDNKRVSFHDEDNNFVSGNSQQQQLQQQYIIESYGIEHHDLDTIREDPSYLQHNLDASMLPSMPATPDAALWNTSVQSTPGVIGAQEVYRDPRTRRLAEKQQQQQQQRAGDAVPEKLSFKEKMKMFALESGEDNTPKDKLKISRAQRDIDAVH from the exons ATGTCACATGATAAGAAGATGTTGGATCGCGAGGCAGTACGTTCAGTGATACAGCAATGGAACGCCAATCGTTTGGATCTTTTTGCGCTCTCCGAGCCAGACGAG AACCTGCTCTTCCATGGCGTCATGCGCTTCTACTTCCAAGATGCTGGCCAGAAAGTGGCCACCAAATGCATTCGCGTGGCTTCGGACGCCACCGTCACAGATGTCATAG ACACACTCATTGAAAAATTCCGTCCCGATATGCGGATGCTATCCGTGCCTAACTACGCTCTTTACGAAGTTCATGCTAATGGTGAGGAGCGTCGGCTTAATGCCGATGAGAAGCCACTGCTAGTGCAGCTGAATTGGCATATTGACGATCGGGAAGGTCGATTCCTGCTCAAGAACATAGACCAGAAGACCACT CCCATCGAGCAGACAGATCTAAACTTTAAGAGAAAACTTTCGAAGcgagaaaaaaaagaacagaaaaaaaaagagaagatGTCAAAGCTGAGCTCCGATCCGCCAAACTCCAGTGCCAGTCATCTGGGCTTGGGAAATGGTGTTGGAGCCTCCTCGGGATCTGCTAACATGAATGGCAACGCCGGTGAAAGCGGCGGCGACGGCAGCGATGCCGTGGCAGGAAAACTGTACACGGAACTGCCAGAAACTTCGTTCACCCGATCGATCTCAAACCCGGAGGCCGTGATGCGGCGCCGTCGACAGCAGAAACTCGAAAAGAAGCTGCAGCAGTTTCGTTCCAGGGATGGTGGTCCGGATACCGGGGGCACGTTGAAGATTTACGGCGAAAGCCTCTGCCAGGACGTGCCCTACAAAACGCTGTTGCTTTCCATCCGGGACTGTGCGCAGGCTGTTGTTCGAGAAATGCTTGCCAAATACGGTCTAGAAAGGGCCGATCCTCTGCACTATTGCCTGGTTCAG GTCAACAGCGACGGAACAGAATATATACTCGACGACGACGAGTGCCCGCTATCGATACTAATGAACCATCCTACGTCGCGAG gCTCCATTATGTTCCATGTACGGAGGCGTCCGGCGGACTCACAGCACCGGAGACGAAAGAAAAAACCACTGGGGGCAGCCAATGGTGCCAACCACATATCCGGAGATCGTGAGGGACCCGTCCTAGTAGAAGTGACTCATAGCGGCGACGGCGGTCGGCGGATAAAGTTGGGCAGCGACCCGGTGGAGGTGGGGTCGGCCAACACTAACTGCCTGCAGCTTTTCGGACCCTCAATCCAGCCGAGGCACTGTCTCATTTCGCTGCTGGAGGGGGTTTGCACCGTGACCCCGCTGCACACCGATGCCCTGACCTTTGTCAACGGCCACCACATTAGTCAACCGACCATTTTGCAT AACGGATCGGTTGTAATGTTTGGACGGGTGGCCTCGTACCGATTCCTCGATTCTCCCACCGATGGGCGCTACAACCTGGCCCTGTCGCAATCCCAGCTGGACTCGGCATGTCTATATGAAAG CCGCTCGCCCACTTCCCCGGGATCTTGGAACGACGAGGATGGAGGCTTGAGTTCG ACCCACAAAGGCGACTACGACCACCACCAGCAAGCGAACCATTCCAGCGCCTACCACAATAATAACAACTCCAGTGATCCCCTGAGCAGCACGCAGCGGGACGTGGTGGACAAGGCAGGACAGGATCAGGGCGCCAATTCTGGCAACTACGACGGTCAAAGCCTGGAGGGTAACCTGGAAAACGAAACCAAGTCGATTTCCAGCTTGAAGTCAGGTGGTTCCAACAGTCAAGATCG GTCGCCCAAAATGACCGGTTCTGGCATTTTAGCCGGTGGCAGCGGCTCTGGCGACACCCAGGGACAGGAGCCCATCCTGCCTGCTGTCCTAGAGTTCCCCGAAACTCACCAGGAACTTTTCCTGCGTCACATTATCAGCGAACTGGACGTAAACGTTCCGCACTTTAAGCTGGCACCCGTCTACTCGCTGTACCTGTGTGCTAG ATATCGAGCTTCCACACACTACCGCCCGGAGTTACAGCCCACGGAGCGTGCTCACAAGCTGACCATGTTCCTGCACCATGTGGCTAATCTGGTCTGCAGCGTAGTCCAGGAGCAGTACACAGATCCCCGAATCCTAGCCTTTTGGATGGCCAACAGCTCCGAGTTCCTGCACTTCCTTAAATCAGATCGCCACATAAGCGCATTTAGCGTTCAGGCTCAAGAGGTTTTAGCCGAGGCTGTGCAGACTGCGTTTCGAAACGTGGTCAACTGCTTCCGATTGGAACTCTCGCAAACCCTCAACCAGTTTCTTTCCGAGAACATTGATCACGACTCCGCGGCGGGTCTCGTACTGACCGTCCTGGGATCGGCAATGGCCCTTCTCAGACGATGCCGTGTAAATGCAGCCTTAACGATCCAGTTGTTTTCGCAGCTGTTTCACTACATCAATGTCATATGTTTCAATACG ATTGTGGCAAACTCTCAAATGTGCACAGCTGACTGGGGCAAGGTAATGACAGAGCGGCTTCAGCTGCTGGAGCTGTGGGCAGAACGGCAAGGATTGGAATTGGCGGCAGATTGCCATTTGGCCAAGATTAATCAGTGTGCTCAGTTTTTGCAAGCACCGAAATCCTCTGTGGAGGAGATACAGCAGTTAGCCTGCTCCTGCTTTCGTTTAAACTCTCTTCAAATGTCTGCGCTTCTGCAGCAGGAAAAGCTTCCCCGCAACCTTGTTGATACAGCTATTAGGATGGCGGAATCTGTGGCTGACGAACTAACCCGTGCCGATGGACGAGAGGTTCGGTTGGAAGAATCACCAGAGCTTCATTTGGCGCTTCTGCTTCCCGACGATGGATTCAGCTGTGATGTAGTGCGAGGCATTCCCACCGGTCTCGTCGACTTCCTCAACCCTCTCCAGCAGCAGGGCATGTGCCGTCTGGCGGCCCAGCCCACCTCCATTGGCCTTTGGACGGTCTATATGCATCAGTTTAAT GCTCGCAGTTCCAGTGCCATGTCTAACAAACTTTCGCAACCGGAATTGCAGCTCATTAAACTGCACAAGAACAGCAACGGCATGGGCTTATCCATCGTCGCTGCCAAGGGAGCTGGTCAAGAGAAGCTGGGTATTTACATCAAGAGTGTGGTGCCTGGCGGAGCGGCAGATGCAGATGGACGTCTGCAAGCTGGTGATCAGCTGCTGCGCGTGGATGGACAGAGTTTGATTGGCATCACCCAAGAGAG GGCTGCGGACTACCTGGTGCGAACAGGTCCTGTAGTCAGCTTGGAAGTGGCGAAGCAGGGAGCCATCTATCATGGGCTGGCTACGCTACTGCAGCAGCCTAGTCCGGTCATTCAGCGTG GTAATCGCCGTATGTCCGAACGTGATTTGACGCGTATGGGCGGTGCCGAATCGACCAAATCTCTGGGTCCACTGATAGCCAACAGTCATCCGAATCATAGCCTTAGTCTTAGCCAACATCTGAACAACAGCCACAACAATACCTTAGGCAATAGCAACAATAGTAGCATTATCAATCCCCTAGCTGCACACCTGCCCAACAGTAAATCGGTGCCGGCTCTGCATCACCACACGGGATCGGGTACCATAT CTCTGGCCAATTCCAAGTCACGCAGCACGCACAGTTTGCATAACAATTCATCTGGCATGGTCGGAATcggcggagcagcagcaggaggaatGCTGGGACAGCCGAATGGCAGCCACAACAacgcaaatggaaatggcaacggcaacgaGCAGGGGTTCTACCAGAATCTCAGCGTGTATCGGGCGCAAAATCAGAGCCAACCGATTTTAAGCGAGAG aCCCCCGATCGCCCCACATGTCGCCATGAACGCCTACAATGGCAGTTCCCCGCTTGCACCGCTGCAGCCACAGCAATCGCcgtaccagcagcagcaaaatgtGCAAGCCAATGCTAACCTCCCGCCCACGCGACCCGTCTCAGCCTATTACCACAGTCAGCAGtcaacgcagcagcagctgcagcaacagcagacacaacaacaacaacactccctgcagcagcagcagttcgcactcagcagcagcaatctcaatggccagcagcaacagcaccagctTACCTCGAACAACCGCACCAAGAGCCAGCAGAATTTCCAGCACACTCTTCGCATGCAGCAGATGATGGCTCCTTCCATGCCCAACATTAGCAACATGTAccatcaccagcagcaacaacagcaaccgctgccactgcagcaacagcagcagcaacctcTAATGAGCAGCAGTCAAAGCATGCAGAATGTCAACGATTTCACAGGTGGCTATCAGAATGGCAGTCTGGAGTACAGGCGCAGTCAGCTTCATGATCCATCCACGCTCTACGAAattcagcagcaacaggcatCACCGAATTTTATAGCCCTGCCGCCGAAACCATTGGGTAGCTTACAGTCTCCCAATAAAACAAATGTTCCACCAAGTACAGCACCAaaaccgcagcagcaacagcagcgatATCTAGGACAATCCCTGCAGGCAGAGGACAAACCTCCTCTACCGCCCAACGCAACACATCCGCTATTTAAAGCTACGCAGCAGATTGGTCCGGGAATAAATTACGTAGCCAGTACGTTGGATCCGCCAAAGGGCAGCTATGTGGCGTCTAATCAAGCGAGCAACCGTCCTCTTCACAGCGGTAGCAATCCATGGGAAAGAGAGGAGCGTGAAAAGGATCTAGAGATGCGGCGCGAACACATTCGCCAGTGGCGGGAGCAGCAGATATCAGAGCTTTCCCAAATTTTACCCCGTTCCGCTATGCAAGAGGAACAACTAAAAACCCTGATCCTCGAGCGCGATTTTGAACGAAGAGCACAAGAACTACAAGAGCAAGAGGAACAGGATCAAGAACAGCAGTACGACAAGGAAAACGTCCAAGAGTTGATCAGACTGTCTGGTGGCGGTCAGGTGAGTGCCATACAAACACCCATTACTAGTTACCGACAAACGGATATAAAACTGGCGGAGATGACGGACAGCAACAGTATGTTGGACTCAGTGCCACCACAACCACCAGCACCAACTGCTCAGTCGCTGATCAGCAACACCCAGCAGCCGAAGAGCATACTTAAGCATAATCGGTATTCCGAAGGCGGGGTTGGTCCCAGTGGGGCACCCTCGTCGCCATCGAAGTCACAGAAATCCGCAAGTTTTGCGGACGAACGACATCTGCACACTGAGCATTCGATATCCAATCTGGCAAAAGAGCTCAATCAGCTCACATTGCTTGATAAAGATAATAACAACGAGACTCTGGATGCTGTTGtgcctccacctcctccaccagAGAGGAACAGCTCTTATTTAATCATGTCACAGCAGAAACTGCGGGGTAGCACTGGAAGCGCAATCTCGTCCATGAGCCTACTGAAAACAGCCACTAGCAATCAGGCCGCAACTACCGTGGAGATTAAGACATCTCTTTTGAACACCCAAAcgaataaaaacaataatttgaGTGGCAGcttaaacaacaacaacatcataCAGGGATCACCACTCAGCGCCATGGAACTAAATGCAGCCTATGTTTCGGCCACGGGAACAGGAACAATTGGAGGATTGGGGacaccacctcctccgcccCCGTTGATGCAAAGGGACAACAAACGAGTGAGCTTCCATGATGaagataataattttgtgaGCGGGAAtagccagcaacaacagctgcagcagcaataTATCATCGAAAGTTATGGTATAGAGCATCACGATTTGGACACCATCAGAGAAGATCCAAGT TATCTGCAACACAATCTCGATGCCTCCATGCTGCCATCAATGCCAGCCACTCCAGATGCTGCCCTCTGGAACACCTCAGTGCAATCCACTCCAGGCGTCATTGGAGCTCAAGAAGTGTATAG AGATCCTCGTACGCGTCGACTGGCggagaaacagcagcagcaacagcaacaacgtgCTGGAGATGCGGTGCCCGAGAAGCTATCGTTCAAGGAGAAGATGAAAATGTTTGCTCTGGAGTCGGGGGAAGATAACACGCCCAAGGACAAACTGAAAATATCGCGAGCCCAACGAGATATAGACGCGGTGCACTAA